A region from the Alnus glutinosa chromosome 5, dhAlnGlut1.1, whole genome shotgun sequence genome encodes:
- the LOC133869441 gene encoding uncharacterized protein LOC133869441 yields the protein MFRSCGRRHFGFNLGRGMRKILWILHSLRRKRKLMRKRRAVDGGDLPLEVGVAGIEGAGNDLPAAEPVPAEPVASGDDLSLSAEEVRPIEGAGNDVPAAEPVGELPLEAGVAGIEGAGDDLPIPASSDTATASSDTATASSDTATASSDTATASSSDCETFRVTSLDEVKELESNLKDSQKPWKVFFASSVNVEEKDSIVSYCQFENLQYEEIGEANLEENSDAEI from the coding sequence ATGTTCCGCAGTTGTGGACGGCGTCATTTCGGGTTCAATCTGGGTAGAGGAATGAGAAAAATTCTTTGGATTCTCCATTCGTTGAGGAGGAAGCGGAAGTTGATGAGGAAGAGGAGGGCTGTGGATGGCGGCGACCTTCCACTGGAAGTAGGGGTCGCTGGTATTGAGGGTGCGGGCAATGATTTGCCCGCAGCGGAACCTGTTCCGGCAGAACCGGTCGCTTCCGGCGACGATCTGTCTCTGTCGGCTGAGGAAGTACGCCCGATTGAGGGTGCCGGCAATGATGTTCCTGCAGCGGAACCTGTCGGCGAACTTCCACTGGAAGCAGGGGTTGCTGGTATTGAGGGTGCGGGAGATGATTTGCCTATTCCGGCCAGTTCGGACACTGCCACAGCCAGTTCAGACACTGCCACGGCCAGTTCGGACACTGCCACGGCCAGTTCGGACACTGCCACGGCCAGTTCGTCAGATTGTGAAACTTTTAGAGTCACATCCCTTGATGAAGTTAAGGAGTTGGAGTCAAATTTGAAGGATTCGCAGAAGCCTTGGAAGGTTTTTTTTGCAAGTTCTGTTAATGTGGAAGAAAAAGATTCTATTGTTTCCTATTGCCAATTTGAGAATCTGCAGTATGAAGAGATTGGTGAGGCAAATCTGGAGGAGAACTCGGATGCAGAGATTTAG